ggggatctaacgagtttcgccccttcgctaatggcCTCTAAAAGTTCAAATTCCaatattgtataaatcttcaatttgttctatttcttatattaactgaaattttgctacttttttttttttaatttacaacttgattgtttatatcttattagggacattcatggaaattagggtttctttgaaatatacaattaatgagcattacttttttatcatagtgtgtttttcatggctgaaaacctcaataatctctatcatttgatatcaaataaaataaaattatcatgaaatatacattatggttatttaatgagtaattagtgtgttgaaattggcaagctgatatttagaattgtttataattgaatcgctactttgtcaaaattaatattaagtatatttatatgtttataggtttatctattttctcttagatcaatcatgctcatatagcaaaaaaatcatactcatatagacatgttattttcattttgtaatttagatcttcttagtcattatttagttcacttaaaccttttccgattatgataactgaaattttgtttcttttaggtactccattacaaagatctgtattacatgtattatttatttttgactatgaggaggtggatttctttattgggaaacatatagcgtgacaaattattgttcatatattgaataattatttttgattaatgggattcatatatataactttgtacattgaattctttattcaaataattatttttgatttttacgtgattatttattgttcatatatctagaatcctatttgattaaagttaaaattataaaattaattaatttgtgattttttcctatacacataataataataatctcaccgaATAACTAATaacattttttctttaatttttaattgtataactttcaaataacatagaaaaaattagcataaaatttagtatacgtgcctcgcacgtacctttttgctagtatatatatatatatattcagttTTTCTAGTTGTTAatgaaattttaataataaaaataataaaaaaaaaatcaaaaaccaAAAACCAAAAACCAAAGATCATATGAGTCACTttgaataaattattaattttaaagtatatataaataaggcTAGCTCTCACGGCTTAGCTCAGTATaaagtaataaataattttatttgtaatGCATAATTATTTGTTAAGATTTTGCTAATGCATTTTCTTtactatatatacatttatattttatatatatcatcgttttgtttttcaaaagatCCAAAGAGATAAATATGAACAGAAAAAAACGTAAAAgctataatttattaaaatttaattaaacgtaacattttcttaatttttttattggacAAAACTTTAGGTGAAAATTAAGGGCTGCGTTCTTATTGTTATTCATTTATATTCTTTCAAATAGCCATCTAGATATGTCATGTAttccaaaaaaattatttgatttttgtaattattaacATAATTTTGGTTTTATATATAATGTGATGTGATAGCAATTTGAATAATTGTGTTTCGCCCAATAATTTTCATGAAATgctgtttaattttattgttgacACAAAAatgttgtttaattttattgtgatacttttgtttttgaaaaccAAATATCAATTTCATTAAAATAGTTTAGTATTCTGAGTACAAAATGTTCTCGAGTTCAGCTGAAATAGGaaaatttaaaatgctacaACTAGCATGAAATCGAGAGTGCCTAGTAACATAGTGTGCTACTCGATTTGCTGAccgtttaataaaatataaaaatgaacatTGAGCAAAGAAGATAAAAGTACTTGACAATCATGAATAATCAAAGCAAATGTAGAGCCCATTGAGTGAGTGCTTCAGATTGCTTGCATCGGACCAAACTATCTGTTTCGATCTCAACATGATCCCAATGTTTAGTTTTGATCCAGTTAAGGGCCTCCTTTATACCCAAGGCTTTAATAACTGCACCATAGTAAGTACCACCGAAATAGCCTGCCCGTGCTGCTATAAGATTGCCAGAATTATCTTGTGCAAAATGCCAAAATCATATTTTTCCTCCCTTTCGAAAAACGCAACATCCACATTTaacttgattatatttgtgTCAACAAAATATTAAGCAAAAGTCTTTTCATATTAGGTTTTGGCCTTTAACATCGAGTTATATTAGCGccgcttctctctctctctctctctctctctctctctctctctctctctctctctctctctctctctctctctctctcgtggaAACCTAGCATCGCACGGGATCTCTTCTTTGATCTCTCAATCCAGTCAGGCCCGTCGGCCCCTCTTGGGCTTAAGTGTGGTTTTGGTTGGGATTTTTATTGGTACTTTGGCGTGGGCTTCACGGATCGATTCTCCTCTCATTGTCTTTCCTTCTCTCCTAGTTTTCCTTTAGTTTGTCAGTGGTTGGGTTTAAGTCATTCATCAATAGGTGTCTTCACTCCAATTTAGTGTTATGGAGGTGGTGCAATGGCTGTGGGTTGGACTGGTTATGGATTTCGATAGGGGGTTTGGTTGGTATTAGGTCTTGGGTTGTTAGGGTCTAAGGATGTGTCGGGTAATGTGGTGTTGGGCTTTGGGCACAAATCTGTGACAAAAGTTTATCATCATCTTCTCGGTTTAGGAGTTTGGTGGAGAATGGTTATTGTTTTGGGTCTGATTCGTTCTTAGTTTGTCCTTTATTGTGCCTATAgttttaattgttttaattttaatgctattttatgttaattttatttctatattaTATGGTAATTTGTCACCGATCTACTTTATTATTAGAGTTTTTTATTGTTCTGACGATTGGAGCGGGTCTTGTTCTCAATTGGTGTTTCAATATTTCATTGTATGGATCAATTTTCTTTGGCGGGGGTGATATTTGTCTCTTTCTCGGCCAGTTCTGTCTATTGGCCTTGTGTTTAGTGGTATCCAATTCTCTTATTTTTGGGTGTCTCGTCATAGTTGGTTGTTTGATTATTTCCCTTATTTTTTGTGTGAAAATGGGGTTGTgttctaatttttattagaaGATCATAGATTGATAGCCATCGATAGGGTTGACTCTGTCAGATGTTCATTAACCTAATTTGCTTAATACTTTTTTGATGCTTGATCACTGGTGGCTCACTATAAAaattcttacttttagtcacaataaaacttgtgactaaaagtaaaaagttgtgactaattataaattatcatttttatattgtgactaaaaagtccgtggttaaagatattagtcacaaaaattacaatttgttgtgactaaactaaatgtgtttttagtcacaatacttgttgtgactaaaagtaaattagtgacaacttgtatctaaaaactatattttagtcacaagtacgtaactttttgttgtgactaaaagtcacactagtcacaaaaaaattatgttgttatTAAAAgtttgtcactaaaagtagctaTTTTTTGTAGTGGCTTATTGAATCTTTCGTTGAGGTTATTGTTAgggttttgtttatttttattgtaaatgtCTTGGTATTATTATTGTTGATTTTACTTTATGACCTATATATTCATGTAATAAATTTTGTCTGATTTACCTATGGGAGGAATGTTAAAaaaagccttgtttatttgatcaAACACCTTTCATGTGAGCTTAATTGTAAAGGTACTATTAGGCTAAGCTCTTGTTTCGGATTGTAAAACAGATTAGTGATTAATAAAGAAGTCGGGAAGACTTAATTTAATTGTGataatttttcattcaaaatataatttttgtgtgattaaataatatttagatacaataaataataatttttgtgactaatatatatttagtcatgatctttttaatcacaatatacaatgataatttataattagtcataaattttattgcgattaaaaataaaaagttttatAGTACTCTCTTTCTGGTCTAGGTTCattgttttgtttgattctcaTTCTCTCTTAGGTGCTTAAATTGAATTATGTGCTTGTATTGGTGTAGTTGTCTACacctaaaatataaaataatatataaagaatGTAAATGCAATTTGgcttgaatattaaattaattaaataaacaaaactttagtatataataataataataatataagagTTGATGATAAGCGTCGTACGTTGTCCAATTTCTTGGAGATCAAGAATGATTAGAATGATTATTTCAATAATAGCTCCTTAATGTTAGCAATTGACAACCTCATATATTGTAAAattcaattaaattataataatttttttttttcaatttttgaatttaaaagtatatttcaaaatatttttcttagttttattATCGATTAAGTTGGTGTTAATTATAGTTATAACTtgtgaatttttaatttttttccgaataatttattgtattgataatatataatttctaataattttaGTAATTTATCATGAATAAAACTTTAAACTTGTAAATTATAAGATGATGATTGTGATATAAATAAATCGaataaacaattatttaattaattataatataaattttctacttATGTACTCAAAAGATACATGAAAATTAATCTATTGTTTATCCATTTAAGGATAAGTATAgtacacatgatatataattcaaAGGAAAATTGTCTTTCGCCATCTCCTGCATATGCAcgaaaataataatgaaaattctaattgactttcaaaataaataaataaataaattcttggTTTTGAATTCTTATTATTGTCAACTTAATTGTGCAAACTTAATAGTTATTCCACCTAATTAGTCTTTAGATTAATTTAAGttctcaatttattttattagatttttaatctTTATTAACGGTTTTTAGTAGTAGTTATTTTGACAACCCTGTTAATAAATTAAGAAATTGTGTTTGAACAAATACTTAtcctcaatttttaaatttttatataacaacgcattttttttaatgaattctaatttttttagaaaaaaaaaattaattgcgCAAACCATCAATACTCtaatgatataaatatatataaaaaaaacttataatctTCTTAGTCTAGAAATAAGAAATAGTtgtaccaaaatatatatatatatttttttttttgaaagaaaagagataatttcattaaaaggtacaaaatttaaaaagattcaagataaaaaaaaattacaaaattaaataactaaatttATAAGTAGACCCAACCACTCAATATGTGATTCATcttaggggtgttcacaaagtatccgatccaatccaattcgcacgatccaatccaatccaatccgcaaaatgcggattggattggattgaaaaatctaaaatccgcacttgtgcggattggatgttgtttgacctcaaaaaataaccgatctaatccaatccgcacttaattatatatatattttaaaaattataatatgtaatatatattaattaaaaaaagacacaaacttctaatttcttaatcttttttagtaatatattgagttggcacattttatttattttgtaataaaaaaacacaagaaaaataattcttattaacATAGAtacatacacataaagtttaaatatatatatactagcttatttattttagtaattagatacatatatattttagtgtaaatctaaagataagtatatatatattgatatatatatatatatatatgtatattggtttaatttgtatataaatagagatggaattagattattattggagattaagaaacaatagtctttttttaattttttttctatgaaatattaaataatttattattaaaaaaataaccgatccaaaataaccgatccaatccgcactattgcggattggattgaattggatttaaactcttatgcggatcggattggatccaaaatatgaaatctgcacttagtgcggattggatgttgtttgaccaaaaaagtgcggattggatcagatgaacacccctaattcaTCTAATAAATCAAGTGCACGTTTTGGTTTATGTAAATTTACTAAAAGAAAAACCTTACGGCACAACCTATATATCTaacaatttgttttttttatatcaaataacaaataaatatttatatgtacaaacttaaaattaaagTGTTAATATTCATATCGCAATTCAATAATACGAtctattaattatttgaaataaaatatgaattatttgaaCAATGATTTTATAGTTTATAACACATCAAATCaactatcattattattattactattattattatttatcaaatctgcaattattttgaaaaataaagacTGGGAATTACGTAATTTTCACAAAGTACAACAAATGCAATTAATGTTAATCAagggtaattttgtaattttcttggATTGTATTAAAAGTGGTACAACAAAACGTTGTGCTTGACATTCTAGAAAGAAATTAAACTTGGGTTTGCTTTTGGCTTCCATTTTTCATTAATGCAAAGGGACATTTTGGTCAACTCCTTTAATTGTTAGTCTTAAACATCAAGCCACCTAAAAAAATACACCAAAGAAAACTCAATTCCTTatcattttttctttcttgtgCTTCTTAATTAGAAGAACACTCTAGACATTTGACCCTTTTAAAAATTCAACCTAAGCCCtcatatatattaaaatccCCTCAACACCATCCTTATAGtacttattattatatatagctTTCTTCATTTTATCACAATCTTCACTActtaactctctctctctctctttcaaaaaatattattagatagGACATATATGGGAACTCTTGTAGGACACGTGGCACCAGGGTTGGGATTCCTCCTCATTGGATTATGGCACCTTTTCAACCATATCAAACTTCATGTACTTCATCCAAATTCTTACATAGCTCAACCTTGGTTCCCAACCTTAAAACCTACCAAGTACAACGAGCTAATCCTCATCATGATTGGCTCGATGGCCTCGGTTGCCATGGAGCTCTTCATAGGCCCCGAGCGACACCAACCACTCGACCATGATGGCACCATCCCTACAAACCATCTCCACAATTTCGAGCACTCTTTTATTTCTCTCACCTTTTTTGCATACTCTCTTATTTCCATTCTTCTCGATCGTGCTGAAATACCTAATAAGACAGTGACACAACATGGCATGACACAATTAATGGGAGCGGTTGCCTTTGCACAACAACTCCTCCTCTTCCACCTCCACTCTGCTGATCATATGGGACCAGAGGGACAATATCACTTGCTACTCCAGCTCGTGATTCTTGTCTCTCTGGTCACATCTCTAATGGGAATAGGGCTACCGAAGAGTTTCTTAGTGAGTTTTGTTAGGTCTCTTAGCATTTTGTTTCAAGGGGTTTGGCTTATGGTGATGGGGTTTATGTTATGGACACCATCCTTGATTTCCAAAGGGTGTTTCATGCACTATGAGGAAGGTCATCATGTGGTGAGATGCTCAGGAGAAGAGTCTCTTCATAGAGCAAAGTCTTTGGTCAACCTTCAATTTAGTTGGTTCTTCATTGCAATAGCAATTTTTGGGGTGTCACTCTACTTGGTTTTGGCAAAGGTTTATGGCCAAAAAGTTGAGTATTTTTCATTGGGATTCAATGAAGAGGATAAAGATGAGGATCTTGAATCTCAAAAGAAAAATCAGCTTGAAATTAGAAAATCCAAAAGTTTTGTTGAAATGGGAAAAGTTGATCTTGGGCCTATTGACATAGAAAGATAGAAAttgaaaagtatttttttaaaataataaaaaaaatactattgttGTTCCTTGAAGGATTAGACATATGGTTAGGTATGtatgtgtaaataaataaattaattagctaGGTTGGTGGGTTCCATCCTAGggg
This Cannabis sativa cultivar Pink pepper isolate KNU-18-1 chromosome 6, ASM2916894v1, whole genome shotgun sequence DNA region includes the following protein-coding sequences:
- the LOC115695880 gene encoding uncharacterized protein LOC115695880, which codes for MGTLVGHVAPGLGFLLIGLWHLFNHIKLHVLHPNSYIAQPWFPTLKPTKYNELILIMIGSMASVAMELFIGPERHQPLDHDGTIPTNHLHNFEHSFISLTFFAYSLISILLDRAEIPNKTVTQHGMTQLMGAVAFAQQLLLFHLHSADHMGPEGQYHLLLQLVILVSLVTSLMGIGLPKSFLVSFVRSLSILFQGVWLMVMGFMLWTPSLISKGCFMHYEEGHHVVRCSGEESLHRAKSLVNLQFSWFFIAIAIFGVSLYLVLAKVYGQKVEYFSLGFNEEDKDEDLESQKKNQLEIRKSKSFVEMGKVDLGPIDIER